DNA from Sulfodiicoccus acidiphilus:
CACCTCCTCGAGATCGAATCTAGAACGATCCTGACGACTCAGAGTATGGACGTCGTATACTACTTGGCCAAGGTTTCCCTCGAAAGGGATTTCAGAGACCCCGTGATATATGTGATCCTCAAAGGGGACGACCAGGAGGTTATGACAGCCCAGGAGGTGTGGGATAGGTTGCCTTTCGAGGACCCCAGGTTCACTGCCCTGGCGAAGAGAAGAGGGAGATCGAGTGTGTGAAGTCGATCGTAGGTGAGTGGCGTGGAGTTGACCCCTGAGGACTATCACGCTAAGCTCGTTTTCGCTGACGGTAAGATGGACAGGGAGTTCATCAGGTCCGTCCTGAAAAGGAACCTCGGCCGACACTGCAGCGTCAGGCTCTTCGTCCCTGATCCCAACTTCGACGCTCACGTAGTAAGTGGAGGTAAGGGGCTGGAAGGAGTCATCCGATTCGTCAAGAGCGACCTGGACAGAGGTGAGAGAACGTTCATCGTCTTCGTCGATAAGGAGCACCTGACTTCCACTGTCGAGGCCAGCGTGGGATCTATGATGAGGAAATACGGCATGGAGCCTGTATCGAGTGAAAGGATTAGAGACTCGGTACTGGGAATTAAGGGGCGTGTAGGGAACAAAGAGTTCTCCATGTACGTAGTGGTCACCGGCTTGTGGTGCTGCATCGAGGACGAAATACTATCCGTTCTAGTGGACGGAGTTGAGGGGAAGAGCGGTGAGGGCTGTTGTGATTACTACAAAGAAAAGAGTAGAGAGAATGGAATGGATCCGAAGAGGTCGTGGAGCAACGCCCGCGTCTCGGAGCACTTCTTTAACAAGATCGCCTCAATATTGGAGCGACTCACCGCGAACACACCCTGACCTCACCGCGAACACACCCTGACACTGGCCCGTCGAGTTCCCCGTGGTTCGAGTCCAATTCCCTATGCTCACCTGTGGATAGGAAGGGAGAGGCGTCGAGGAGAGCAGGCAACGTAGTTTGGCCTGCGCCTCGAGGGCATCGCGGGCTTCTAAACTGGACTCCCGACCAGGGTCTCCACCACAAGGACGTGACGAACAACTTCACGCACACCTCTCTGCCTTGTCAAGGTAACTCGACTTCTTTCTTCGCCCCAGACAGACTCTCGGAGGGAAACCCCTGTTAACCTTTGAGGTGAGTTTAGGGCAGTTTACCTTCCCAAGGCCTGAGGTTGGGGTACAGCTCATCCGATGTGCTTTCCCCGACGTTCGAAACCTCGTTCGTCCCGGTAGAGGCGAACTTAATGTCTCGTCGAGGAGCTACCTCTGAGCTTATAACTTAGGAGGGGGTAAGTAACTTAGGAGGGGGTAAGTAACACGTTATTCGATCCCAGACCTAAAGGGACGTTGAAGGACGTTTTCGACAGGGAAAAGGAGGTCGAGCTACTTAAAGGCTCGCTGAGCTCTCCGCTGGTGGTAATCTCTGGCCTGAGGAGGACGGGTAAGACTTCCCTCGTGAGGTCGATCCTCAACGACGCGAAGGCCACCCACCTCTTCTTGGACATGAGGAGGTTCGAGAACAGGGAGTACATAGTCTACAAAGACTTCCTCGGTGTGTTGGAGAGGGAGGTCAATTCCCTGACGAAGAAATGGAAGGGGGCCTTGGACCACTTCAGGGCCGTCAAGGGAGTTAAAGTCGCGGGCCTGTCGATAACCTTCGGGTGGGGGAGGGAGAGGACGGATTTCTCTGACGTCCTTTCCTCTTTGAACGACTGGGCGAAGGACAACGGGGAGACAGTTACCGTGGTCGTAGACGAGGCACAGGAGCTGGTTAAATTGAAGGGGTACGACGTCCTCCCCTCCATGGCCTACGCCTTCGACAACCTAAGGAACGTGAACTTCATCGTCACGGGCTCCGAGGTTAGGGTGAAGACCAGGTTCCTCAAGTTGGAGGACGCAGACTCCCCTCTCTACGGTAGGGCCCACGTGGAGGTAGACGTAAGTCCTTTCGATAGAGAGACGTCGGTCGAGTTCCTCGAAAGGGGGTTCGAGGAACACGGGATCGAGTTCGATAGAGGCGAGGAGGTATACGAGGAGCTGGGCGGCAATCCGGGCTGGTTGACCTTCTACGGTTACGTGTACGTGAAGGGATTGGGTGTGCGTGCCATGGAGGAGACGAAGAAGTACGCCAAGAGCCTCCTATCTAAGGAGCTGTGCAACTTCCTAATGGAGGGAGGCAGGCTGGGGTCAAAGGAGAGGTACCTCAGGGTGTTGGAGGCCTGCAGGTCTGGGTGTTCGTGGAAAGACGTCAAGAACTCGCTGGAGGCGCTCGAGGGTAGGGAAGTGAACGACTACACCGTTCACACGATACTGCGGAACCTACTGGAGTACTCCTTCTTGGTGGGTGAGGGGGACAGAAGGTACTTCCTCGCCGATCCCTTGATGAGGGAGTTGGGCAACGTGAGGTGCTCCGGGCCGTGAAACCTACCTTCGCTGGAGACTGACCGGCGCGTCCCTGGGGGAGGTCCTCCGCGATCGGGGAAACGGAGTTCGTAGCCCCCCTAGGAGAGTCCCCTGCCCCGCCACCTCTAGCTCGTCGAGTCCCCACGAGCGTCGCCGCGACGTAGGCGGATCGACCGGACTACGGTGTTGAGGAAAGCGTTAGCCCGCGGCTCAACTAGCCGTCATTACGACCGTAGCCCGTGGGGTCCTTCGCTTAGCTCGGCCTCTTTCCAGAAGTCGCCGAGGCCGGACGAGGAAATAGGGGGAACTCGTCGACCCGGTGGTCGGCCAGTTCCCCGCGAGCGTAGAGTCGTTTAGGTCGAGCCGTGGAGGTCGAGGAGACAGCTAGGAGATCGGTGTGAGGAAGACGGGATCATGGAACCGATCTGGCGAGGTGAATGGGTCGACCAAGCATCGACGTTCATTAGGTGGAGGGAAAACGAGATCTCGTCTCCTCCCAACCGACGGGTCGCACCGTCGTGGGACCTCTTCCCTTTCACGCGAGCGAGGAGGTACCTACTTAACGGTGGCCACGAGGTGGCAGATTAAAGCGGTCGAGGAGTCACGGTGGGGACGTGGGCGCAGTTGAGGCTCCCCTCGTCGCTCGTCAGGGTAGCTCGGGCACCAGCACGGCCCTCCCCTCCACTTCTCCCTTGGCCAGTCTCTCGAACGTCTCGTTCACCTGTTCGAACCCTATCCTCTCCACTCTCGCCTTAATGACGCCCCTCCTAGCCAGGGCCAGGACCTCGCTAAGTTCGAGCTGAGTTCCCCAGTTGCTCGTAGTCACGGAGACTTCGTTTACCGTACCTGCGCTGAACTTCAGCGTGCCGCCTGCGAGTCCGACTATCACCACCGTTCCCTGTCTCCCAGCCATGGCGTATGCCTGATTCATAGTGACGTCGGAACCTACAAAGTCTACGACTCCTTGAGCGCCCTCACCCCCTGTCAGTTCCTTCACCTCCTTTACTGGGTCCTTTTCAGTGCTATCTACGACGTAGTCGGATCCAAGCTCCCTCGCTATCTCCAACTTCCTCCGGTTAACGTCCACCGTGACCACGTTGACCTCCGGTGTGAGGAGCTTTGCGTACCTCACGCCGAACTGACCGAGTCCACCCGCCCCTATTATTACTACTGTGCTATCGGGATAGAGGTGTGGGAGTAACTTTTTGATCGCTCTGTAAGGGGTCAGGCCCGCGTCAGTTAATGGTGCCGCCTCTACTGGATCGAGGTTCCCCAGCGGCAGTAGGTAGCGATAGGAGGGAACGAGTAGGTACTCCGCATACCCTCCGGGCTTTCCTATGCCGACCCACTTAGTTACGTCAGACAGGTTCTCCTCACCCTTCAAAACAAACCTGTCGACCTTCTCGCTCCACCCTCCATAAACGGCGACCTTGTCTCCGACGTTGAAGCCCTTCACGTTGGGTCCCACCTTCTCGACGTACCCGGCGTTCTCGTGTCCCAGGGTAAACGGGAGGTACGGAAGGATCGGGATCTTTCCCTCCATGATATGAAGGTCGCTGTGGCAAAGTCCAGCTCCACCTATCCTCACCAACACGTTCTCTCCTACGGGTTCAGGAGTCGGGACTTCCCTTATTTCCAGGGGCTTCCCGTACGCCACAAGTTGAACGGCCTTCACGGTCTCATTTCGTTAACAGCTCTATTTAAGTGAATAACCGTGCCTACGCGGACGTGGCTCCCCCCTCAAGGCCCCACCTCGCTCAAAGTGGAGGACCTCAGGAGAGTACCCAAGGATGGAACACTTTACAGACTCGTAATAAAGGACAGACTGGTAGCAAAGGGTTTTGCCTGTCGTGGGAAAGGTCCTTGAGGGACGCGGGAAACCTTTCGATTTTCTCCAAAGGCCACTCGAGGGCTCTCAAGGACCTTGCGCCGGGAACATTGAACGACTTCTCCACGTCTACGGAAGTTCGTGTACACCTCTAGCCCCCTTTAGGGAAATTCTCCCACTTCGGCTCGCTTCGTTGAGGCTTAACTTATCGGCACTTCCCTGCTTCGGCTTCCGTGTTGCCCTACCTGTGTCCGCTCAAGGGAAGTTGTATGAACTTGAAGTTGCACTTGTTGCGGAAGTCCCTTTCTCTGGAGAGCGGAAAGAACGTTACGATCACTACGTCCCCGCTACCCTCACTCACGACTAGGAGACGCAGAGTGGGGGAGAGAGCGAAGCAATGATGTCTCCTACCTCTAGCCTCCAGGAGGGAGTAATCCCCTGAATGGTGACAAACGTAGTTCAGCGCCTCGCACACAGTGTTGCCCTTTAAGTCGCCGAGCAACGCCTTCAGTTCCTCCATCCTCTGCTCCAACAATTTCCTCTTATCTACGCTCCCTGGGAACGAGCAGCTCACTTCACATTGGTCAATAGTATCCATGAGACGTTCACGCAAGGGTTACCTATACCGTCCCGGAGCTCTGGGTACACGTTCAAGTTGGTCACCTCCACCCTGAGCCTGACTTCCACGTCGTTCGAGGAGAGGACCGTCCATCCCTCTTGAACCTCCAGGCCCATTGGAGAGACCGCTCTGTGGGAGCCGAACTTCGTCGGATCGCACATCTCTCCCATCCTCGGCTTGTCGGTATCAACAGCGATCACTACGCTGACCAGAGGTGTGAAGCTGCTCTTCGAAGAGAAGAGGGCGACAGGGACGGCGAAGAGCCTGAGCGTTACGTTCTCCTCCTCTGCCCTGAACTTCACCGTGGTGGGCTCTACTCTCTCGACCGTGTACGCTTTCCTCTCAACTTGGCTCATCTTCCTCATACTCCACGTCCAGTGCAACTATCCTCCTTTTCTCGTCCCTGTAGATACTCACCATGGCTTCCCTCGTCTCCACGGTGTGGGGTTTCGACTGTGAGAAACGGACGAAGAGTCCAGCCTCGTTGTCCACAACGACCTCGTAGGCGAGTACAGGATGGACGTTGAAGAGCTCGTTGGAGGAGGGCTTGGTGTTAGTTGAGGTCTGAATAGCAGAGATCGTAATGTTCGACGTCACATGCATGACTACGTCGGGATGTTTATAAAGTTTGAGGAGCGGAGGACCGACGATGGGGACCTCGTAGGCGCGCTTTACGAAGCGTGTCTAAGGGCGCGGAAAGCCTCTCGTGGCTGTGATGAGGTCGGTCACGGAGCTGATGGAAGATACTGAACGTGGGTGTTGATTCAGATAGCTACACTCAGATAGCTACACCTATACAATAGGTGACCTACCCGGGAGTGTTCCTGTGCAGTTGTTTCACTACAGTGAAATTACATCGGGTTCTCCCCGATCGCTCCCCTCGAGGTGGGCCTGGTTTATGGGAGTAACCTCGTGGAAGTAGAAGGGAGACCCGACGAGAGTGGCGAGGCCGTACTCTATTGTACTGCGCCTACTGTTGACCGCCCCGGTGTTCCTAGCTAGGGGCCACCTGCGCAAGGAGTGGAAGCCCTCCACGGCGCGTTAAACTCCTGCTGGGAACGTTGTTGGAGAGGACCCGATAGACCAGGTAATCGTAGGGGTAGTTCGCTCCT
Protein-coding regions in this window:
- a CDS encoding AAA family ATPase; protein product: MKDVFDREKEVELLKGSLSSPLVVISGLRRTGKTSLVRSILNDAKATHLFLDMRRFENREYIVYKDFLGVLEREVNSLTKKWKGALDHFRAVKGVKVAGLSITFGWGRERTDFSDVLSSLNDWAKDNGETVTVVVDEAQELVKLKGYDVLPSMAYAFDNLRNVNFIVTGSEVRVKTRFLKLEDADSPLYGRAHVEVDVSPFDRETSVEFLERGFEEHGIEFDRGEEVYEELGGNPGWLTFYGYVYVKGLGVRAMEETKKYAKSLLSKELCNFLMEGGRLGSKERYLRVLEACRSGCSWKDVKNSLEALEGREVNDYTVHTILRNLLEYSFLVGEGDRRYFLADPLMRELGNVRCSGP
- a CDS encoding NAD(P)-dependent alcohol dehydrogenase; this translates as MKAVQLVAYGKPLEIREVPTPEPVGENVLVRIGGAGLCHSDLHIMEGKIPILPYLPFTLGHENAGYVEKVGPNVKGFNVGDKVAVYGGWSEKVDRFVLKGEENLSDVTKWVGIGKPGGYAEYLLVPSYRYLLPLGNLDPVEAAPLTDAGLTPYRAIKKLLPHLYPDSTVVIIGAGGLGQFGVRYAKLLTPEVNVVTVDVNRRKLEIARELGSDYVVDSTEKDPVKEVKELTGGEGAQGVVDFVGSDVTMNQAYAMAGRQGTVVIVGLAGGTLKFSAGTVNEVSVTTSNWGTQLELSEVLALARRGVIKARVERIGFEQVNETFERLAKGEVEGRAVLVPELP